The nucleotide sequence TTTTTTAAATCTTTGATTTCCTCAAATGGCAAAGTCTCCGCCGAAGAAGGAGATGAGGATAGATCACAAGTGGATGTTTGTGAAGATGAAATATCTGCATAAGAATAGCCGAAATAGTTCGGTCCCAAAGACTGAATCGGTGTGCAGACGGACGATCGATCCGTATATTTGAATTTTCTATCAGTTTTAATATAAAAGCCGGTTTTATAAGAAACAAATAGTTCACTTTTAGACCTTTTTATTTCAGTGATTTCATAGGCGCTTTCGGATAAATAAGGGATCGCAATACGTTGTGCATTTAAATCCCCGTCGTGTCGGACAAAAGTCGCTGCCGTAAAACAGTTCCAATATAGGACACATAAAAATAATATCGGAAATCTTTTCATATTTTACCCGGCCTTAGCATGATAGAAAAAATTTCATCAGCAATCCGACTTTATGGAAGAAAAAATTTATTCTTTTTCGGAAAATCGCTGCTTTCGCGTTATTTCAAATTAACAAAAATGTTCACATCTCTACCGGACAATCTATTCTAACAGTTTCTCACTCAGCAATTCATGAACGACCCCTGCCGCTGCCATTCCTCCCGATGCAGCAGCTAATAGAACAGAATGAGCTCCGCTCGCATTATCCCCGCAAGCATAAACTCCGTCCACACTCGTTTTTCCTTTTTCTCCAACTTTATAGAATCCGAACTGATCTTTTTCGCAGCCTAGTTCTTCTCCGATTTGCGATTTCAATTTATATGGAAAAGACGGGAGCGAATAAAGAGCTTCCCTTTCCACTTTATGACCGTTTTCCAAGATCACAACTTTCAGTTTTTCTCCCTCGTAAACGAAATCTGTGATCTTGTCTTCAATGAGCGGGATCTTTTTTTTATTCAGTAAATTTATTTGTTCTTCCTTAAGATCCGCTTTTCCATTCGTAAAAACGATCAATTCGGATGCAAGATCGTATATGAGAGGTAACATATACATTAACATATCGCCGTTCCCGATCAGGCCTAATTTGGAGCCTCTGACTTCGAACCCATGGCAATAAGGACAATGAAAAATAGACTTGCCCCAGAGCTCCTTATAACCTCGGATCGGGAGTTCTTTATCTTCTACTCCGTATGCAAGAATGACTTTTTTAAAATGAAACGTTTGATCAGAGGATAATCTGGCAATGAAGCCGGATCCGGATCTTTCAACCGAAAGGACACTTCCTTCGAAAAAGCCGATCGTATTATATTTTTCTAAATCTTTTTTTACTAATTTCCTCCATTCCGCCGGATGGATCCCGTCCCGAGTCGGAAAATTATTCAGGTGAGAAGAGGCGGCATTTCTAGGGCGACTATCGTCGCAAACCAGAGCGGTCCTACTCATTCTACCTAATGATAAAGCGGCACTTAGACCTGCGGGACCTCCGCCAATGATCAACACTTCATGATCGAATTTCATTTTTGACCTCCTTGAAGATCTTTTGATAATAATTATTGGGATTTTACCATCCTCTAAACTGTAAATACATTTGGCGGAAATTCGTATTTTTTTCGCTTTATTCCGAATTTAGTTGATTTATTGATACTTAATAGGTATCAATCATATATGGATTTGTCTAAATTGAGATCTTTCATAGTGGTAGCCGAAGAATTGAACTTCAGGAAAAGTGCGGAAATTTTAGGTATGTCCCAGCCTCCTCTAACTCGATTGATCTCCTCCTTTGAAGAGGAACTTTCCACCAAATTATTCGAGAGATCCACAAGACATGTGAAACTTACCGGGGCAGGAGTATATCTCTTAAAAGAAGGCAGAGAGATCGTTGCAAGAGCTGAAAAAATTGAAAAAGAGGTTCGTTCTATCGGTAAACTTAAAGCAGGGGGATTAAACATCGGGTTTTCTACCACTACGTTTATGGCTAGTTTGCCTCAGATCATTAACGCGTTTCAGGACCGTTTTTCAAGGATCAAATTACAACTTCAGCAGGAAACGCGTAATAGGATCATCAAGGGATTGAAGTCTGCGCAATTCGATATTTGTTTTTTAGAAGGAGAAGTTTCGGATCCTCGTTTGGAAAAACATCCTGTCCACGATGAAGTACTCGGTGTATTGGTTCCTAAAAAACATCCCCTCGCAAAAAGAGAAGAGATCGAATTTAAAGAATTAAAGGACGAAACCGTTATATTACATCCCAAAAAGGACTCGGGAAGTTTTTACGATACCATCTCTTCTCTTTTTAAACAAAGCGGGATCAAACCTAAAGTTTATATCAAGAATGAAAGAGAAAGTTGTCCCATTTTAGTCGCTACAGGTAAAGGGGTTTCTTTGACTATCCTGGGCGCACAAAATTTCGCTCCTGCGGAGACTAAATTTGTTCCGATCAAACAGTTATATTTGCCGGTTTCCGTTTTTTACGTACCCGAAAATCAAAATCCTTCCTTAAAAACTTTTTTGAGTTTTGTGTCGGAAAGTAGTTTTATAAAAAATAAACATGCCGAATGCCTCATGGACGTACTGAGGCTCTGATATTATTACGTCCTAGTACTATCTTTTTTATCCTCTGCTTTTAAACATTTCACTCCAAACTTCCGTTTTTCGAAGGACCTACCTTTTTGAAATTTTCGGGACAACCTTAATTAAAACCACTTCGATCGAGTATTCTCTTACTTTCGATTATGTGTCTTATATATCGGAATAAAAATCGTTATTATGGAAAATGATTTATGTGAATATGCGATATATTATGAACTCTTTCAAAATTTAGAGGGGGCTTGGAAACTGGATGACCTTAGGGACTTTTCGTTTAAAACGTCCTCCAAATTATGAAATTATCGAAATTATTAATAGCGAACCGGGGAGAAATTGCCATTCGGATCGCAAGGGCTGCTTCCAGTTTAGGAGTTCCTACAATTTCCATCTATTCGGAAGACGATTCTAATTCCAGGCATAGATTAGCGACTGATGTTTCGATTCCTCTGAAAGGAAGAGGGGTTAAGGCATACTTAGATAAGGAAGAAATACTTTCCATTGCAAAAAGAGAAGGTTGCGACTCCATTCATCCGGGATACGGATTTTTAAGTGAGAATTCCCAATTTGCAAAAAGATGTGAAGACGCAAAAATCAAATTTGTCGGTCCAGATCCCATCACTTTGGAGATCTTAGGAGATAAATTAAAAGCGGTACTACTCGCAGAATCCTTAGGAGTTCCCACCTTGCCAGGACTTCGCAAGGTGATCGATCTGAAAGAAGCAAAGGAATTCTATTCCAAAAACGGAATATTTCTTTTAAAGGCGATCGCTGGAGGAGGTGGAAGAGGTATCCGTATCATTAATGGTACCGAAGAATTAGAGGCAAAGTTCAAAAATTGTTCGGAAGAAGCCCTACATTCTTTCGGGAATCCTAATTTGTATGCGGAAAAATATCTTCCTGTCGCAAGGCATGTGGAAGTTCAGATTTTAGGAGACGGTTCAGGAAAGATCCTCCATTTTTGGGACAGAGATTGTTCTCTCCAACGAAAAAACCAAAAATTATTAGAGATCGCGCCCGCTCCTTTTTTAGATTCGAAACTCAGGGATAGGATCATCTCTTATTCTTTGCTGATGGCTTCCCATCTTTCTTATAAAAGTTTAGGCACCTTCGAATTTTTGATCAGTCCTAAATCCGAGATATATTTCATAGAAAGTAATCCTAGATTACAGGTAGAGCATACGATCACGGAAGAGATCACTGGAGTGGACCTTGTACAAGCTCAGTTGGAGGTCGCTTCGGGAAAATCTTTCCGGGAGATTGGATTAGAAGAAAGGAATATAGATCTTCCCAAAACGTATGCAATTCAGATCCGGATCAATTCGGAGACCTGGGACCAAAAAGGGGAGATTATACCTTCTTCCGGAAAAATCAAAGTATTCGAACCCAGTTTCGGGCCAGGGATCAGAGTGGACAGTTCAGCATATTCAGGTTATGAGGTAGGTCCTAATTTCGATTCTTTACTTGCAAAATTAATCGTTCATTCTAAAAGCCTTGAATTTTCCAAACTCATTTATTCAGCTTACCGCGCATTATCCGAATTTAGGATAGAAGGTGTTAAAACGAATCTTCCTCTTTTACTGAACTTATTTAAAAGAAAAGAACTCGAAACCTATTCGGTATGGACAAAGTTCCTGGAGGAGAATATCGGAGAGCTTCTCGTTTCCACTCAAGAAGATCATAAAAAATTTAATTTTGAATCGGAGCAGAATGTTGATTTAGAAAATTCTAAAATACAAGAAGAGGTTCCCGAGGGATTGATCGCTTTCCATTCTCCCATGACAGGGAACCTTATCGAAATTTATTACAAAGAAGGGGAGCTACTTCGAAAAGGAGAAAAGATTGCACTTCTTTCTTCCATGAAGATGGAACATCTACTACATTCGGAGACTACCGGAATTATAGAAAGGGTTTTGATCGCACCCGGGAAGGTCGTATCCGAAGGTGAAACATTGATTTGGATCCGGCCTGAAGATTTGGAACATTCTTCACTCCTTCAGCCAGAAGAGATCGATCCGGACAAAATCCGTCCGGATCTGAAAGAAGTCTTAGATCGTTTACTTTTGAATGAAGACATATCCAGACCCCAAGCGGTTTCAAAACGCCATAAAAGAGGACAAAGGACCGCCAGAGAGAATGTGGCGGATCTTTGTGATACCGGAAGTTTTATCGAATACGGAAGTCTTGCAATCGCGGCCCAAAGGAGAAGAAGGTCCTTAGAAGAGTTGATCAAACTGAGTCCTGCAGACGGACTAATCGTAGGACTTGGAACAGTGAACGCAGAATTATTCGATTCTCATTTGGCAAGAATTTCCGTACTCGCTTACGATTATACGGTCTTTATGGGAACGCAAGGTGCCATGAATCATAAAAAGACGGATCGATTTTTGGAAATGGTAGAAAGCCAAAAACTTCCTCTTGTTTTTTTTACGGAAGGTGGGGGTGGTCGTCCAGGAGAAGTCGATGTGCCTGCGGTTGCCGGTTTGGATTTGTATACTTTTCGAACATACGCAGGTTTAAAAGGAAAAAGCCTTAGGATCGCGATCGCTTCCGGTAGATGTTTCGCTGGAAATGCCGCCTTGTTCGGTGCAAGCGATATCAGGATCGCAACGGAAGATTCTAATATAGGAATGGGCGGCCCTGTAATGGTGAAAGGAGGAGGTCTCGGCAATTTTTCCGCGGAAGAGATCGGTCCTGCAGAGACACAAACCAAAAACGGGGTGATAGACATATTGGTGAAAAATGAAGAAGAGGCAGTCTTTACTGCAAAAAAAGTTCTCTCATATTTTCAGGGAAATATCAAAAAATTTGAATATAGGGACCAAAAAATACTAAGGACTCTCATTCCGGAAAACCGTTTGAGGTCCTACGAAATTCGTTCCGTAATATCTTCCTTGGCAGATACGGATTCCGTTCTGGAGTTTAGGAAGGATTTTGCAAAGGGGATCGTTACTTCGCTTATTCGAATAGAAGGTAAACCATTAGGTTTGATCGCGAATAATCCTACTCATTTGGGCGGGGCAATCGATGCGGAAGGGGCCGAGAAGGCCTCCGAATTCGCCGCCTTCTGCGATCTGAACAAACTTCCACTATTATTTCTTTGTGATACTCCCGGCTTTATGGTCGGGCCGGAAGCCGAGAAGAAAGGACTTGTCCGTAAAGCTGCCAAATTTTTCGAAGCGGGCGCCTCTTTACAAGTGCCGGTGTTTACTATCGTTCTTAGGAAAGGATACGGCTTGGGCGCGATGGCAATGGCAGCCGGTAGTTTTCATTCTCCTGTATTTACGATCTCCTGGCCGACTGGAGAATTCGGGGCAATGGGTATAGAAGGTGAAATTAGAACGGGATATCAAAAAGAACTCGCAGAAATCAAGGATTGGAAAGAGAGACAAATTTTATTCGAACGTTTGATCAAAGAGGCGTATGAAAGAGGAAAGGCTATCAATATGGCTTCCTATCTGGAAATAGATGCGGTGATCGACCCGGTGGAATCCAGAAAATGGATCGTAAGAGGTTATAATTCCTGTATTTAAACAGATTCCATTTGGAAATAAATGTTTTCTGAGCCCCTGTAAAAATCTTGATTAGATCGGGATCTGTGCTTTTATTTTCCACTCACATGGGGGTATTCATGTTTAGAAATCCGAAAGCTAAAATTATAGCTTTATTTACCGTGATCGCTTTGACCGTTTCCTTCTCGTATTTGGGCGCTCAAACTTTGAATGTTTACGGGACTTATAAAGTAACGGGTACAAATCCTAATGGAAGCAAATATAAAGGAAGTGTAACGATTACTTTGAATGAGGATGGATCCTATAATTTTGAATGGTCCGTAGGAAATAGTTTTTCCGGAACAGGTACTTTGAGCGGAAACACTTTAACGGTGGATTGGGGTGATACACATCCTGTGATCTACACCGTAAAGAATGGAGGAAATAGATTGGAAGGTACTTGGGGGAACGGGACAGGCACCGAGATCCTAACCAAATGAGAGAAACTTTAATCCAAAAAAATCCCCGTTACGTTAATACGGGGATTTTTTTACGATTCTTTTCCAATGTTTTCCGACTATATCGAAAAATCTTCCATATATTCCACATACACTTTCGCTTTTCTGATCCTGAGATACACGGTTTCGCCAGGTAGCAGATTTAACTCTTTAAAAGTAGATTGGTCCAGTAATGACTCGATCAAAGTTCCGGAATCTAAACGTTTCAATTCTATCCGTACGTTTCTACCTGTAGAATGGATGTATTGGATCTCCGCAGGTATTCCTTGGGAAGAAGATCTGGAAATTTCCACATCGTATGGTCTAACGTAGGCAACCCCTTCCTTGTCTACCACGTCGGAATGTTCCGGAGTTTCCACATTTAGATCACCGATCTTTGCTGTCCCTTCATGGATCCTTCCATGAAATAAGTTTACATCTCCTAAAAAGTGGAAAACGAAAGGAGTTTTCGGTTTATTATACACCTCGTCGGGAGTGCCGATCTGTTCTATCTTTCCTGATCTTAAAATTACGATGGAGTCACTGACTTCTAAAGCTTCTTCCTGGTCGTGAGTCACGAATACGCTCGTGATATGGATCTCGTCGTGTAGTCTTCTAAGCCAGGTGCGTAATTCTTTTCTGACCTTTGCATCCAAAGCTCCGAAAGGTTCGTCCAAAAGTAAAAACTTAGGTTCTATCGCCAGGGCCCTTGCCAAGGCCACCCTTTGTCTTTGCCCTCCGGATAATTCAAAAGGAAATCTTGCATGGAAGTTTTCCAACTGGACCAATTTCAAAAGTTGGAATACTTTTTCCCGGATCTCTTCTTTGGAAGGTCTTATCGATCTTGGGCGAACTTTTAGGCCGAATGCGATATTTTCAAAAATCGTCATATGTCTAAAGAGCGCATAATGTTGGAATACGAATCCTACCCCTCGGTCCTTTGAATTTTTGGATTTGGATCTTTCCCCATTGAATAATACTTCTCCCTCGTCAGGGGTGTCTAAGCCTGCGATAATCCTAAGAAGTGTGGTCTTGCCGCTTCCGGAAGGTCCTAATAATGCGACTAAATTTCCCTGCGGGATGGTTAAGTCCACTTGATCCAAGGCCTGGAATTTTCCGAATCGTTTGCTCACATTACGAATTTCAATAGACATTCTATTCTCCTAGATTTGGAAATCCTGAGGATCCTTCTTTTTTTTCGCTTTCTTCTCATTAGCGGGTTTTTCCGGAATGATAATCTCTTCTTTTCTATGAAGATTTCTCTCTAAGATGGTTTTTAGAAGTAAGGTAAGTAAGGAAAGGAACACAAGCACTGATGCCGCGGAAAATGCTCCCACAGAATTGTACTCATTATATAACATTTCGATCTGTAAAGGTAATGTATTTGTTTTCCCACGGATATGTCCTGAAAGAACGGAAACCGCACCGAATTCTCCCATGGCTCTCGCATTACATAGGATAAGTCCGTACAAGAGTCCCCATTTGATATTCGGGATGATAATTTTAATGAATGTTTGGTATAGAGAGGCTCCGAGTAAGATACCGGCTTCCTCTTCCTCTTTTCCCTGGCTTTGCATGAGCGGAATAAGCTCCCTTGCAACGAACGGGAGTGTGATAAATACGGTTGCGATCACAAGTCCCGGGGTATTAAATACGATCTTTATATTCCATTCTTCTAATATATCTCCCATCCAACCTTGCTTTCCGAAAAGTAATAGGAAGATCAGACCCGAGATAACCGGCGAGACCGCAAATGGAGAATCTATGATGGTAAGTAGAATATTTTTTCCGGGGAATTCGAACCTGGTCAAAAGGAATGCGGCGATCAATCCGAATGCGGTATTTAAAGGAACAGCAATCCCTGCTACCTTCAATGTCATCAACATCGCGGAGATGGTATCGCTATCCTGCAATCCCTGGAAATATGCTTCCCAACCCTGGGCGAAGGCTTCTAAGAATACCACCGTAATCGGCAGGATCAGAATGATGAATGCAAGAAGAAGGACCGCAACGATCAAAGTTATGCGGATCCAAACGGACTCTCTTTCTTTCATCCCAGTCTCCTGGAGGCTCTGTTTTGCAGGTAATTGATCCCGAACATGATAGTAAAGGAGAGAACTAACATCAATACTGCGATCCCGGTTGCCTTTGCGTATTCGTATTGCTCCAATTTAGTGACAATAAGCAACGGAAGGATTTCCGTTTTGCCCGGAAGGTTCCCCGAGATAAAAACGACTGATCCGTATTCTCCTATCCCTCTTGCAAATGCCATACTGGTCCCTGCGAGTAAGGAAGGAACTAATTCAGGTAGGATAACCTTAGTGAAAGTTTGGAGTCTGTTGGCCCCTAGACAATACGCGCTCTCTTCCAGTTCTTTAGGAAGATCTTCCAGAATGGGTTGGACGGTCCTGACAACGAATGGAAATCCAATAAATACTAATGCGATCACGATACCGATCGGAGTGTAAGCGATCTGGATCCCATACGGTGTCAGATATTTTCCGATAAAACCGTTGGGAGCATAAATTGTGGTCAACGCGATCCCTGCCACCGCCGTAGGAAGAGTGAATGGAAGATCTACAAGTGAATCCAAGATCTTTTTGCCGGGAAAATCGTATCTCACCAAAACCCAGGCGAATAAAAATCCTACGAATAGATTAATGACTGCTGCAACTCCTCCCGCTCCAAAACTTAAAAGCAGAGCCTGCCGGATCCGATCCTCTGAAAAAACTTCCCAGAGCCCGGAAACACCTAAGGTCGCAGATTTAAAAAATAATGCGGATAATGGAATGATGACTAGGCAGCTCAGGTAGAAGGTTGTGAGTCCTAAAGACAGACCGAAGCTTGTTTTCGAATAGGGACGGAAAATCAGTTTCAAACGGGAAACCCTCCCGAGTCGATTCTTGAGAAACACCCTATTTCGTCAAACCAAGAGCCACTGGACGGTGGCTCTCTTTTTGTATATGAGTTTCAAGTTTAAGTTTCTGCTTATTTCTTTGCTTCGCCGTAGATGGAGTCAAAAAGACCTCCGTCAGCGAAATGTTTTTTATGAGCTGCTGCCCAGGAACCTTCTATACTCCTCACATCGAATAATTGGAGTTTCGGGAATTTAGCAACATTCGCTTTAAGGACGGCAGTATCGTTCGGACGGAAAAAATGTTTTGCGATGATTTCTTGGCCTTCCTTCGTATATAAAAAATCTAAGTAAGCTTTTGCTAAGTCTTTGGTTCCTTTTTTAGCTACCAC is from Leptospira sp. WS58.C1 and encodes:
- a CDS encoding NAD(P)/FAD-dependent oxidoreductase; its protein translation is MKFDHEVLIIGGGPAGLSAALSLGRMSRTALVCDDSRPRNAASSHLNNFPTRDGIHPAEWRKLVKKDLEKYNTIGFFEGSVLSVERSGSGFIARLSSDQTFHFKKVILAYGVEDKELPIRGYKELWGKSIFHCPYCHGFEVRGSKLGLIGNGDMLMYMLPLIYDLASELIVFTNGKADLKEEQINLLNKKKIPLIEDKITDFVYEGEKLKVVILENGHKVEREALYSLPSFPYKLKSQIGEELGCEKDQFGFYKVGEKGKTSVDGVYACGDNASGAHSVLLAAASGGMAAAGVVHELLSEKLLE
- a CDS encoding LysR substrate-binding domain-containing protein; its protein translation is MDLSKLRSFIVVAEELNFRKSAEILGMSQPPLTRLISSFEEELSTKLFERSTRHVKLTGAGVYLLKEGREIVARAEKIEKEVRSIGKLKAGGLNIGFSTTTFMASLPQIINAFQDRFSRIKLQLQQETRNRIIKGLKSAQFDICFLEGEVSDPRLEKHPVHDEVLGVLVPKKHPLAKREEIEFKELKDETVILHPKKDSGSFYDTISSLFKQSGIKPKVYIKNERESCPILVATGKGVSLTILGAQNFAPAETKFVPIKQLYLPVSVFYVPENQNPSLKTFLSFVSESSFIKNKHAECLMDVLRL
- a CDS encoding carboxyl transferase domain-containing protein, translating into MKLSKLLIANRGEIAIRIARAASSLGVPTISIYSEDDSNSRHRLATDVSIPLKGRGVKAYLDKEEILSIAKREGCDSIHPGYGFLSENSQFAKRCEDAKIKFVGPDPITLEILGDKLKAVLLAESLGVPTLPGLRKVIDLKEAKEFYSKNGIFLLKAIAGGGGRGIRIINGTEELEAKFKNCSEEALHSFGNPNLYAEKYLPVARHVEVQILGDGSGKILHFWDRDCSLQRKNQKLLEIAPAPFLDSKLRDRIISYSLLMASHLSYKSLGTFEFLISPKSEIYFIESNPRLQVEHTITEEITGVDLVQAQLEVASGKSFREIGLEERNIDLPKTYAIQIRINSETWDQKGEIIPSSGKIKVFEPSFGPGIRVDSSAYSGYEVGPNFDSLLAKLIVHSKSLEFSKLIYSAYRALSEFRIEGVKTNLPLLLNLFKRKELETYSVWTKFLEENIGELLVSTQEDHKKFNFESEQNVDLENSKIQEEVPEGLIAFHSPMTGNLIEIYYKEGELLRKGEKIALLSSMKMEHLLHSETTGIIERVLIAPGKVVSEGETLIWIRPEDLEHSSLLQPEEIDPDKIRPDLKEVLDRLLLNEDISRPQAVSKRHKRGQRTARENVADLCDTGSFIEYGSLAIAAQRRRRSLEELIKLSPADGLIVGLGTVNAELFDSHLARISVLAYDYTVFMGTQGAMNHKKTDRFLEMVESQKLPLVFFTEGGGGRPGEVDVPAVAGLDLYTFRTYAGLKGKSLRIAIASGRCFAGNAALFGASDIRIATEDSNIGMGGPVMVKGGGLGNFSAEEIGPAETQTKNGVIDILVKNEEEAVFTAKKVLSYFQGNIKKFEYRDQKILRTLIPENRLRSYEIRSVISSLADTDSVLEFRKDFAKGIVTSLIRIEGKPLGLIANNPTHLGGAIDAEGAEKASEFAAFCDLNKLPLLFLCDTPGFMVGPEAEKKGLVRKAAKFFEAGASLQVPVFTIVLRKGYGLGAMAMAAGSFHSPVFTISWPTGEFGAMGIEGEIRTGYQKELAEIKDWKERQILFERLIKEAYERGKAINMASYLEIDAVIDPVESRKWIVRGYNSCI
- a CDS encoding fibronectin-binding protein, translated to MFRNPKAKIIALFTVIALTVSFSYLGAQTLNVYGTYKVTGTNPNGSKYKGSVTITLNEDGSYNFEWSVGNSFSGTGTLSGNTLTVDWGDTHPVIYTVKNGGNRLEGTWGNGTGTEILTK
- a CDS encoding sulfate/molybdate ABC transporter ATP-binding protein; this encodes MSIEIRNVSKRFGKFQALDQVDLTIPQGNLVALLGPSGSGKTTLLRIIAGLDTPDEGEVLFNGERSKSKNSKDRGVGFVFQHYALFRHMTIFENIAFGLKVRPRSIRPSKEEIREKVFQLLKLVQLENFHARFPFELSGGQRQRVALARALAIEPKFLLLDEPFGALDAKVRKELRTWLRRLHDEIHITSVFVTHDQEEALEVSDSIVILRSGKIEQIGTPDEVYNKPKTPFVFHFLGDVNLFHGRIHEGTAKIGDLNVETPEHSDVVDKEGVAYVRPYDVEISRSSSQGIPAEIQYIHSTGRNVRIELKRLDSGTLIESLLDQSTFKELNLLPGETVYLRIRKAKVYVEYMEDFSI
- the cysW gene encoding sulfate ABC transporter permease subunit CysW, whose protein sequence is MKERESVWIRITLIVAVLLLAFIILILPITVVFLEAFAQGWEAYFQGLQDSDTISAMLMTLKVAGIAVPLNTAFGLIAAFLLTRFEFPGKNILLTIIDSPFAVSPVISGLIFLLLFGKQGWMGDILEEWNIKIVFNTPGLVIATVFITLPFVARELIPLMQSQGKEEEEAGILLGASLYQTFIKIIIPNIKWGLLYGLILCNARAMGEFGAVSVLSGHIRGKTNTLPLQIEMLYNEYNSVGAFSAASVLVFLSLLTLLLKTILERNLHRKEEIIIPEKPANEKKAKKKKDPQDFQI
- the cysT gene encoding sulfate ABC transporter permease subunit CysT, which translates into the protein MKLIFRPYSKTSFGLSLGLTTFYLSCLVIIPLSALFFKSATLGVSGLWEVFSEDRIRQALLLSFGAGGVAAVINLFVGFLFAWVLVRYDFPGKKILDSLVDLPFTLPTAVAGIALTTIYAPNGFIGKYLTPYGIQIAYTPIGIVIALVFIGFPFVVRTVQPILEDLPKELEESAYCLGANRLQTFTKVILPELVPSLLAGTSMAFARGIGEYGSVVFISGNLPGKTEILPLLIVTKLEQYEYAKATGIAVLMLVLSFTIMFGINYLQNRASRRLG